Part of the Labilibaculum antarcticum genome, GATTTGGCAGGTTACAATTCTAACCGATTCGATTTTCCCTTGTTGGCCGAGGAATTCTTGCGTGCAGATATCGATTTTGACATGAAAAAAAGGAAGTTTGTTGATGTACAGACTATTTTTCACAAAATGGAACAACGCACCTTGGTTGCTGCTTACAAGTTTTATTGCAATAAGGAATTGGAAGGAGCACATGGTGCTGAGGCCGATACGAAAGCAACTTATGAAGTGTTAAAATCACAGCTGGATAAATACGATATTTTGGAAAATGATATTGATTATCTGGCGAAATACTCAACTCAGAATCATAATGTTGATTTTGCAGGTTTTATTATTTTGGATGAAAATGGAGTTGAAACTTTTAATTTTGGGAAAAATAAAGGTGTGTCTGTAGAAAAAGTATTGGCTGATCAACCCGGTTATTATGGATGGGTGATGAATAGCGATTTTCCTTTGTATACCAAAAAGGTACTTACAGAGATTAAGTTGAGAGGGTTTAATAAGTAAACGATTATTCGATGAAAATTTTAGCAATAGGAAGGAATTACGTGAATCACGCAAAGGAACTCAATAATCCGGTTCCTGAAGAGCCGGTGGTATTTTCTATGCCCGATTCGGCACTTTTAAAAAGTAATAATGATTTTTACTTTCCTGATTTTTCAAAAGACATACACCATGAGGTGGAAGTGGTCGTGAAAATTTGCAGAGTAGGTAAAAATATACCAGTGGAATTTGCTCATCGTTACTATGATGAGATTGGCTTAGGAATTGATTTTACTGCTCGTGATATACAAGCAGAATGTAAAAAGAAAGGTTTACCATGGGAAAAAGCCAAGGCTTTTGATGGTGCTGCTCCAATCAGCAAATTTGTTTCTAAAGATAAATTTGAAGATGTTGGTAATTTAAATTTCCTTTTGGATATAAATGGGAGTAGAGTGCAGACAGGTAATACCTCTAATATGATTTTTTCAATTGATTATTTAATTTCTTATTTGTCACAATTTTTCACGCTAAAAATTGGAGACCTGATTTATA contains:
- a CDS encoding 3'-5' exonuclease — protein: MNLNLKNPIAFIDLETTGINVAKDRIVEICIVKVNPNGDEEVKTYRVNPEMPIPAKSSAIHGIIDEDVKDEPTFKEIGKTIAKYLEGCDLAGYNSNRFDFPLLAEEFLRADIDFDMKKRKFVDVQTIFHKMEQRTLVAAYKFYCNKELEGAHGAEADTKATYEVLKSQLDKYDILENDIDYLAKYSTQNHNVDFAGFIILDENGVETFNFGKNKGVSVEKVLADQPGYYGWVMNSDFPLYTKKVLTEIKLRGFNK
- a CDS encoding fumarylacetoacetate hydrolase family protein gives rise to the protein MKILAIGRNYVNHAKELNNPVPEEPVVFSMPDSALLKSNNDFYFPDFSKDIHHEVEVVVKICRVGKNIPVEFAHRYYDEIGLGIDFTARDIQAECKKKGLPWEKAKAFDGAAPISKFVSKDKFEDVGNLNFLLDINGSRVQTGNTSNMIFSIDYLISYLSQFFTLKIGDLIYTGTPEGVGPVKIGDHLVAELEGQKMMDFYVR